In one Pseudomonadota bacterium genomic region, the following are encoded:
- the lptF gene encoding LPS export ABC transporter permease LptF: MLGIVDRYVLREVATSWFAATGVLFAILLADRFARDLANAAQGDLPREALLLMLGLSSIYFLTILIPVGLFVAILMTLGRMYRDSEMAALLASGMPLSRLFRPLLTLALPTALLLAVLSLQVAPWAAQQAYLTSQRARQAAEVGLLEPGRFKAVSGGSTVFYAESIDKDGLLGNVFIQRRRGSYVEVAVAARGELRQGSGQDQRLLVLYEGQRVEGEPGTTNFREVSFREHGVPIELPAPAARSDNRQTYPTRELIGTGDTRDLAELQWRLSLPMAAFALTLLAVPLAKTRPRQGRYGTFVAALLIYVVYSNLLATGRSAVAQGDVPGWVGLWWVHGLFIAAGALWFAWQAGVFRRAPRVSTAPA, encoded by the coding sequence ATGCTCGGGATCGTCGACCGCTACGTACTGCGCGAAGTGGCCACCTCGTGGTTCGCGGCGACTGGCGTGCTGTTTGCGATCTTGCTGGCGGACCGTTTCGCTCGCGACCTGGCGAATGCGGCGCAGGGCGATCTCCCGCGGGAGGCGCTGCTGCTCATGCTGGGGCTCTCCTCCATCTACTTCCTCACCATCCTGATCCCGGTCGGCCTATTCGTGGCGATCTTGATGACTCTGGGGCGTATGTATCGCGACAGTGAGATGGCGGCTTTGCTGGCCTCGGGGATGCCGCTGTCGCGCCTGTTCCGACCCTTGCTCACCCTGGCCTTGCCGACCGCGCTGCTGCTCGCGGTGCTGTCGCTGCAGGTGGCGCCGTGGGCCGCGCAGCAGGCGTACCTCACCAGTCAACGAGCCCGCCAGGCCGCCGAGGTGGGATTGTTGGAGCCTGGGCGCTTCAAGGCCGTGAGCGGCGGTTCCACCGTGTTTTATGCGGAGTCCATCGACAAGGATGGGTTACTAGGGAACGTCTTCATCCAGCGTCGGCGCGGCAGCTACGTTGAAGTCGCGGTGGCGGCACGCGGGGAGCTGCGCCAAGGCAGCGGTCAGGACCAACGTCTGCTCGTGCTCTACGAAGGGCAGCGCGTGGAGGGCGAGCCGGGCACCACGAACTTTCGCGAGGTGAGTTTCCGCGAGCACGGCGTGCCCATCGAGCTACCGGCCCCTGCGGCGCGCAGCGACAACCGGCAAACCTATCCAACCCGTGAGCTGATCGGCACCGGGGACACGCGCGATCTCGCCGAGCTTCAGTGGCGCCTCTCCCTGCCCATGGCAGCCTTCGCCCTGACCTTGCTGGCTGTGCCCCTGGCCAAGACACGACCACGTCAGGGTCGCTACGGCACCTTTGTCGCGGCCCTCCTGATCTACGTCGTGTACTCGAATTTGCTAGCCACGGGCCGCAGCGCGGTGGCGCAGGGCGATGTGCCCGGTTGGGTCGGCTTGTGGTGGGTGCATGGGCTGTTCATCGCCGCCGGCGCCCTGTGGTTCGCCTGGCAAGCCGGCGTCTTCAGGCGTGCGCCTCGAGTGTCCACGGCCCCCGCGTGA
- a CDS encoding leucyl aminopeptidase — MKYSVSGANVSGLASSCVIAAITRDGTLGPATAQLDASLDGAVRRIIDAGDFKGKLGDTFVLSGLGGSIARVVLTGVGEASELDAKRYRRALIAGADAAAGTAAEDVTLLNTLEPPAGMSTAEAVRLSVECVAYATYRFTAFKSKGAEAAGALPSACTMLVAEDAVAEGEQGLAVGDAVAAGVALARDLGNMPANACTPTYLAETAQRIAADNPNMTARALDQDEIEELGMGSFLSVTQGSREPPKLIIMEYKGGQEGDAPVALVGKGITFDTGGICIKPAPSMDEMKYDMCGAAGVLGTMQSVARLSPASNVVAIVPACENMPDGLATRPGDIVTAMDGQTIEILNTDAEGRLILCDAICYAKRYNPDVIVDVATLTGACVIALGEHYSGLMSNDDALAEALMAAGRSACDVAWRLPMEDDYAEVLKSNFADFANVGGRPGGAITAACFLHKFARDQRWAHLDIAGSAWKGGKAKGGTGRPVSLLMQYILDRLA; from the coding sequence ATGAAGTATTCGGTGAGTGGCGCCAACGTCTCTGGACTTGCGAGCAGCTGTGTAATCGCCGCCATTACGCGCGACGGAACGCTCGGTCCGGCCACCGCGCAGCTCGACGCCAGCCTCGACGGTGCCGTTCGTCGGATCATCGACGCGGGCGACTTCAAGGGCAAGCTGGGCGATACCTTCGTCCTGAGCGGCCTCGGCGGCAGTATTGCCCGCGTGGTGCTGACGGGCGTTGGGGAGGCCAGCGAGCTCGACGCCAAGCGCTACCGCCGTGCCCTGATCGCAGGCGCCGACGCAGCCGCCGGCACCGCGGCCGAAGACGTCACCCTGCTGAACACGCTCGAGCCTCCGGCCGGGATGAGCACGGCGGAGGCGGTGCGCCTGAGCGTCGAGTGCGTCGCCTACGCCACGTACCGCTTTACAGCCTTCAAGTCGAAGGGCGCGGAAGCCGCTGGGGCCCTGCCCTCGGCCTGCACGATGCTCGTGGCCGAAGATGCCGTGGCCGAGGGTGAGCAAGGTCTCGCCGTAGGCGATGCGGTGGCGGCCGGCGTGGCCCTCGCCCGCGACCTCGGCAACATGCCCGCGAATGCGTGCACACCCACCTACCTGGCGGAGACGGCGCAACGCATCGCTGCCGACAACCCGAACATGACGGCTCGCGCCCTCGATCAGGACGAGATCGAGGAGCTGGGCATGGGCTCCTTCCTGTCCGTGACCCAGGGCAGCCGGGAGCCGCCCAAGCTGATCATCATGGAGTACAAGGGCGGCCAGGAGGGCGATGCCCCCGTGGCCCTGGTGGGCAAGGGCATCACCTTCGACACCGGCGGCATCTGCATCAAACCCGCACCAAGCATGGATGAGATGAAGTACGACATGTGCGGTGCGGCCGGCGTTCTCGGCACCATGCAGTCGGTCGCTCGCTTAAGCCCCGCCAGCAATGTGGTGGCCATCGTGCCTGCCTGCGAGAACATGCCCGACGGCCTCGCCACGCGCCCTGGTGACATCGTCACGGCGATGGACGGCCAGACCATCGAGATCCTGAACACGGACGCCGAGGGCCGCCTGATCCTCTGCGACGCCATCTGCTACGCCAAGCGCTACAACCCCGACGTCATCGTCGACGTCGCCACCCTCACGGGCGCCTGTGTGATCGCCCTCGGCGAGCACTACAGTGGGTTGATGAGTAACGACGATGCCCTCGCCGAAGCACTCATGGCCGCCGGCCGCTCCGCGTGCGATGTGGCCTGGCGCCTGCCGATGGAAGACGACTACGCGGAGGTGCTCAAGAGCAACTTCGCTGACTTCGCTAACGTGGGCGGGCGCCCCGGTGGCGCGATCACCGCGGCCTGCTTCCTGCACAAGTTCGCCCGCGACCAGCGCTGGGCGCACCTGGATATCGCCGGCTCCGCGTGGAAGGGCGGCAAGGCCAAGGGCGGCACCGGACGCCCGGTGTCCCTGCTGATGCAGTACATCCTCGATCGCCTGGCCTGA
- a CDS encoding DNA polymerase III subunit chi yields MSTRAERVDFYVEDQAGLPALLRAACRVVDQLWQPLPARTLVRVGDEATLSRLDDELWTFRDDAFVPHSPYTGEPDPVSPVLLTTQAPQDLSLTPEVFIDLTAMTPAADCLERFPHVAVVLDGDTARREAGRDRFREWRTLGLTPQTHPLGR; encoded by the coding sequence ATGAGCACGCGTGCCGAGCGAGTCGACTTCTACGTGGAGGACCAGGCCGGCCTACCCGCCCTGTTGCGGGCCGCCTGTCGCGTCGTGGATCAGCTGTGGCAACCCCTGCCGGCTCGCACGCTCGTGCGCGTCGGCGACGAAGCCACCCTCTCCCGCCTGGACGACGAACTGTGGACCTTTCGCGACGATGCCTTCGTGCCGCACAGCCCCTACACGGGCGAGCCTGACCCCGTCAGCCCAGTCCTGCTCACCACCCAGGCACCGCAGGACCTCAGCCTCACCCCAGAGGTATTCATCGACCTCACCGCCATGACCCCAGCCGCCGACTGCCTCGAGCGGTTTCCCCATGTCGCGGTGGTGCTCGACGGCGATACAGCGCGGCGCGAAGCGGGTCGCGATCGCTTCCGCGAGTGGCGAACCCTGGGACTGACCCCGCAAACACACCCGTTGGGGCGCTGA
- a CDS encoding valine--tRNA ligase produces MEKTFDPQAIEKDCYARWEADGCFAPSGSGEPYCIMIPPPNVTGTLHMGHAFQDTIMDALTRYHRMAGRDTLWQMGTDHAGIATQMVVERQLNAEGKSKHDLGRDAFIERVWKWKGESGGAIGEQLRRLGASVDWTRERFTMEPALSKAVTEVFVKLHEDGLIYRGKRLVNWDPVLHTALSDLEVVSTEESGHLWHLRYPLSDGSGQVIVATTRPETMLGDVAVAVHPEDERYTHLIGKTIDLPLTDRKIPVIADDYVDPEFGSGCVKITPAHDFNDYEIGKRHGLEMITVLDFDAKLNDAVPETYQGLPRFEARKRIVADLDAAGLLERIDDHKSAVPRGDRSGEVLEPLLTDQWYVSAKPLADPAIDAVKSGRIRFVPANWDRTYYEWMNNIQDWCISRQLWWGHRIPAWYTEDGEVIVARSEEEARAKAGLSADAPLRQDDDVLDTWFSSALWPFATLGWPEKTPELQRYYPTSVLVTGFDIIFFWVARMVMMGLRFMDDVPFHEIYIHGLVRDSDGQKMSKSKGNVLDPLDLIDGTTLDALLEKRTSKLMQPAMAKAIEKTTRKQFPDGIPAFGTDALRFTFMAMATTGRDIRFDMGRIEGYRNFCNKLWNATRYVLMNCEDKPRGGEDMVLADADLWIRSRLHRTIREVQENFATYRFDLASQALYEFTWNEFCDWYLELTKPILRDADDHSPEARGTRWAMLDVLEALLRALHPMMPFITDELWRRVAPLVERGADTVMSQPYPEAGNYVRDLDAERNMDWVTDFVLGIRQIRGEMDISPSRALPAVLQDASDADRERLGRYAALLSRLANLEQIDVLDAGAVPDLSATALLGDMRLCVPLEGLVDIGAEIARLEKQLAKQRSEHQKVSAKLGNAKFVDRAPADVVEEQRRRGAELERLVAKLEDQLGALRKAGV; encoded by the coding sequence ATGGAAAAGACCTTCGACCCGCAGGCCATCGAGAAGGATTGCTACGCCCGCTGGGAAGCCGACGGCTGCTTCGCGCCGAGCGGCAGCGGCGAGCCCTACTGCATCATGATCCCGCCGCCCAACGTGACCGGTACGCTGCACATGGGGCACGCGTTTCAGGACACGATCATGGACGCCCTCACCCGCTACCACCGCATGGCGGGCCGCGACACCCTGTGGCAGATGGGCACGGACCACGCCGGCATCGCCACCCAGATGGTGGTGGAGCGCCAGCTCAACGCCGAGGGCAAGAGCAAGCACGACCTCGGCCGCGACGCCTTCATCGAACGGGTATGGAAGTGGAAGGGTGAGTCCGGCGGCGCCATCGGTGAGCAGCTGCGCCGCCTCGGGGCCTCCGTCGACTGGACGCGCGAGCGCTTCACGATGGAGCCGGCCCTGTCGAAGGCGGTGACGGAGGTTTTCGTCAAGCTCCACGAAGATGGCCTGATCTACCGCGGCAAGCGCCTGGTGAACTGGGACCCCGTGCTGCACACGGCCCTGTCCGATCTGGAGGTGGTGTCGACGGAGGAGTCCGGCCACCTCTGGCACCTGCGCTATCCCTTGAGCGATGGCAGCGGTCAGGTGATCGTCGCCACCACGCGCCCGGAGACCATGCTCGGCGATGTCGCCGTGGCCGTGCACCCCGAAGACGAGCGCTACACGCACCTGATCGGCAAGACCATCGACCTGCCCCTCACGGACCGCAAGATCCCCGTGATCGCTGACGACTACGTCGATCCGGAGTTCGGCAGCGGCTGCGTCAAGATCACCCCGGCCCACGACTTCAACGACTACGAGATCGGTAAGCGTCACGGCCTGGAGATGATCACGGTGTTGGACTTCGATGCGAAGCTCAACGATGCCGTCCCCGAGACCTATCAGGGCCTGCCCCGCTTCGAAGCGCGCAAGCGCATCGTGGCCGACCTCGATGCCGCGGGCTTGCTCGAGCGCATCGACGATCACAAGTCCGCCGTGCCCCGTGGCGATCGCAGCGGCGAGGTGCTCGAGCCTCTACTCACAGACCAGTGGTACGTGAGCGCCAAGCCCCTCGCCGATCCCGCTATCGACGCCGTTAAGTCCGGTCGCATCCGCTTCGTGCCGGCGAACTGGGACCGCACCTACTACGAGTGGATGAACAACATCCAGGACTGGTGCATCTCGCGCCAGCTCTGGTGGGGCCATCGCATCCCGGCCTGGTACACGGAGGACGGCGAGGTCATCGTCGCGCGCAGCGAAGAGGAAGCGCGCGCCAAAGCTGGGCTCAGCGCGGACGCACCCCTGCGCCAGGACGACGACGTCCTCGACACCTGGTTCTCCTCCGCCCTGTGGCCCTTCGCCACCCTGGGCTGGCCGGAGAAGACCCCGGAACTGCAGCGCTACTACCCGACCAGCGTGCTGGTCACGGGCTTCGACATCATCTTCTTCTGGGTTGCTCGCATGGTCATGATGGGCCTGCGCTTCATGGACGACGTGCCCTTCCACGAGATCTACATCCACGGCCTGGTGCGCGACTCAGACGGCCAGAAGATGTCCAAGTCCAAGGGCAACGTGCTCGATCCCCTGGACCTCATCGACGGCACCACCCTCGACGCCCTGCTCGAGAAGCGCACCTCCAAGCTCATGCAGCCGGCCATGGCCAAGGCCATCGAGAAGACCACGCGCAAGCAGTTCCCCGACGGCATCCCGGCCTTCGGCACGGACGCCCTGCGCTTCACCTTCATGGCCATGGCCACCACGGGGCGCGACATCCGTTTCGACATGGGCCGCATCGAAGGCTACCGAAACTTCTGCAACAAGCTGTGGAACGCCACCCGCTACGTGCTGATGAACTGCGAGGACAAGCCGCGCGGGGGCGAGGACATGGTGCTCGCCGACGCCGACCTGTGGATCCGCTCGCGCTTGCATCGCACGATCCGCGAGGTGCAGGAGAACTTCGCCACCTATCGCTTCGACCTGGCCTCCCAGGCCCTTTACGAGTTCACCTGGAACGAGTTCTGCGACTGGTACCTGGAGCTCACCAAACCCATTCTGCGCGACGCGGACGATCACTCCCCCGAGGCCCGTGGCACCCGTTGGGCGATGCTCGACGTGCTGGAGGCCCTGCTGCGCGCCCTGCACCCGATGATGCCATTCATCACCGACGAGCTGTGGCGACGCGTGGCCCCGCTGGTGGAGCGCGGCGCGGACACGGTGATGAGCCAGCCCTACCCCGAAGCGGGGAACTATGTCCGGGATCTCGACGCCGAACGGAATATGGACTGGGTCACGGACTTCGTCCTCGGCATCCGGCAGATTCGTGGCGAGATGGATATCTCTCCGTCCCGCGCCCTGCCGGCGGTGCTGCAGGATGCCAGCGATGCAGACCGCGAGCGCCTCGGGCGATACGCGGCCCTGCTGTCGCGGCTTGCGAACCTCGAGCAGATCGACGTGCTCGACGCGGGGGCGGTGCCTGACCTGTCCGCCACTGCCTTGCTCGGCGACATGCGCTTGTGTGTCCCCCTCGAGGGACTGGTGGACATCGGGGCGGAGATCGCGAGACTGGAAAAGCAGCTCGCCAAGCAGCGTAGCGAACACCAGAAGGTGAGCGCGAAGCTGGGCAACGCGAAATTTGTCGATCGTGCCCCGGCAGATGTCGTTGAGGAACAGCGCCGTCGCGGCGCGGAGCTCGAGCGATTGGTGGCCAAGCTGGAGGACCAGCTAGGCGCCCTGCGCAAGGCCGGCGTATAG
- a CDS encoding AAA family ATPase: MPARPAAQPVPNPAATSLARNVIDQLSKVILGKELQLQLALTCLISRGHLLIEDLPGVGKTTLAQALARVLGLSFQRVQFTSDMLPADIIGVSVYERNSGEFRFHKGPVFAQLVLADEVNRATAKTQSSLLEAMEEYQVTVDGQTYALPQPFFVVATQNPAHQIGTFPLPESQLDRFLMSMSLGYPPASLERTLISGADRREILDGLEPSLALDDFIALQRLAPKVHLSDPILDYIQAIVAYTRQSPEFDAGLSPRAAIALGRAAQAWALIQGHRGVLPEDVQAVAPAVVGHRLRHRDQTAGLTTTELGETVIGAVAIP, translated from the coding sequence ATGCCAGCACGACCCGCAGCGCAGCCGGTACCCAACCCGGCCGCCACTTCCCTCGCCCGCAACGTCATCGATCAACTGTCGAAGGTGATCCTGGGTAAGGAGTTGCAGCTGCAACTTGCCCTCACCTGCCTGATCTCCCGCGGCCACCTGCTCATCGAGGACTTGCCGGGCGTCGGCAAGACCACCCTGGCCCAAGCGCTCGCCCGCGTACTGGGCCTGAGCTTCCAGCGGGTGCAGTTCACCAGCGACATGCTGCCGGCGGACATCATCGGCGTGTCTGTCTACGAGCGAAACAGCGGCGAGTTCCGCTTCCACAAGGGCCCCGTCTTCGCCCAACTGGTGCTGGCGGACGAGGTGAACCGCGCCACGGCCAAGACCCAGAGCTCGCTGCTCGAGGCGATGGAGGAGTACCAGGTCACCGTCGACGGTCAGACCTACGCCCTGCCTCAGCCCTTCTTCGTGGTGGCGACGCAGAACCCGGCGCATCAGATCGGCACCTTCCCCCTGCCCGAGTCACAGCTCGATCGCTTTTTGATGAGCATGTCCCTCGGCTATCCGCCCGCCTCGCTCGAGCGCACGCTGATCTCCGGCGCCGATCGCCGCGAGATTCTCGACGGGCTCGAACCCAGCCTGGCCCTGGACGACTTCATCGCCCTGCAGCGCCTGGCCCCGAAGGTGCACCTCTCCGACCCGATCCTCGACTACATTCAGGCGATCGTGGCCTACACGCGCCAATCGCCCGAGTTCGACGCGGGCCTCTCGCCGCGTGCCGCTATCGCCTTAGGGCGCGCGGCCCAGGCCTGGGCCCTGATTCAGGGTCACCGGGGCGTGCTGCCGGAGGACGTGCAGGCCGTTGCACCGGCCGTGGTCGGCCATCGCCTGCGCCATCGCGATCAGACCGCTGGGCTCACGACCACAGAGCTCGGCGAGACCGTGATCGGCGCCGTCGCCATTCCTTAG
- a CDS encoding DUF58 domain-containing protein encodes MKALTRFINEKAQAWALERQGEDERSVTLTTRRVYILPTGQGLAFSVLLLAMLLASLNYNNSLGLALTFTLGGLAVVAMHHCHHNMVGLTIRLVDVEPVFAGQRAEFRFALEGRGRHERYQFQLYTDGNPPGSAEPSTVYSAIADVPDEEDRTMILSVPTHRRGRQSLARVGVTTRFPFGLFRAWSWLHMDGAVLVYPSPATDAPPYAAGEGDTEGSVNEQRGEEDFAGLRSFQGGDSPRHIAWKAYARDDEPRVKRYAGVAVATTWLDFDALTESDPERRLEQLTRQVLDAQAAGHPYGLRLPGEVRISPDLSAAHQERCLSALAMCTFGAPQTTAGPVAHAFTPPGPTQSVAAG; translated from the coding sequence ATGAAGGCCCTTACCCGCTTCATCAACGAGAAGGCGCAAGCTTGGGCCTTGGAGCGCCAGGGCGAGGATGAGCGCAGCGTCACCCTCACTACGCGACGGGTCTACATCCTGCCCACAGGCCAGGGCCTCGCCTTCAGCGTCCTGTTACTAGCGATGTTGTTAGCATCCCTGAACTACAATAACAGCCTCGGCCTGGCCCTCACCTTCACCTTGGGTGGGTTGGCCGTGGTGGCCATGCACCATTGCCACCACAATATGGTCGGCCTCACGATTCGCCTGGTGGACGTGGAGCCCGTCTTCGCCGGCCAACGCGCCGAGTTTCGCTTCGCCCTCGAGGGGCGTGGCCGGCACGAGCGCTACCAGTTCCAGCTGTACACCGACGGCAACCCGCCGGGCAGCGCAGAGCCCAGCACCGTCTACAGCGCCATCGCGGATGTGCCCGACGAGGAAGACCGTACGATGATCCTGTCCGTGCCGACGCATCGTCGCGGACGCCAGAGCCTGGCCCGGGTGGGCGTCACCACGCGCTTTCCCTTCGGCCTGTTTCGTGCCTGGAGCTGGCTGCACATGGATGGCGCGGTGCTCGTCTACCCGAGCCCGGCGACCGACGCACCGCCCTACGCGGCCGGTGAGGGCGACACCGAGGGCAGCGTCAACGAGCAGCGCGGTGAGGAGGACTTCGCGGGGCTTCGCAGCTTTCAGGGCGGCGACTCGCCTCGCCACATCGCCTGGAAGGCCTACGCACGCGACGACGAACCTCGGGTCAAGCGCTACGCCGGCGTCGCCGTCGCCACCACCTGGCTCGATTTCGATGCGCTGACCGAGTCCGATCCGGAGCGACGCCTCGAGCAGCTCACCCGTCAGGTCCTCGATGCTCAGGCCGCCGGCCACCCCTACGGCCTGCGCCTGCCGGGCGAGGTGCGCATCAGCCCGGATCTGAGCGCTGCCCATCAGGAGCGCTGCCTGAGCGCCCTCGCCATGTGCACGTTCGGGGCCCCGCAAACGACCGCCGGGCCCGTCGCGCATGCCTTCACGCCTCCTGGCCCCACCCAGTCGGTCGCCGCGGGATGA